One Hydrogenoanaerobacterium saccharovorans DNA segment encodes these proteins:
- a CDS encoding shikimate dehydrogenase family protein: protein MTKKFGILGYPLGHTMSPPIHKRLFELSGHDGDYDIYEIPPEELETKMPMLKALAGFNVTIPHKVELLAYMDELDETAKRYKALNVVSCGSKYIGYNTDCYGFRKSIEQMGASLSGSVCVLGAGGVGRMFAIESALCGAQVTIAVRESGIELARRVQSDIRAQNPNAQVRIADIAKLHLQSESYHLLINATPAGMYPKVDTMAVDAALLPQCEYVFDSVYNPTVTKLMHEAKKAGCKVAGGMAMLVWQAVKAHQIWDNADYDANDIHALINEMAQTVDKKFSAQ from the coding sequence ATGACAAAAAAATTCGGCATTCTCGGTTACCCTCTGGGGCATACCATGTCGCCGCCCATCCATAAAAGATTGTTTGAATTGAGCGGACACGACGGTGACTACGATATTTACGAAATCCCACCCGAAGAGCTGGAGACTAAAATGCCTATGCTCAAAGCCCTTGCGGGGTTTAATGTTACCATCCCCCATAAGGTAGAGCTTTTGGCGTACATGGATGAACTGGATGAAACCGCAAAACGTTACAAGGCACTGAATGTGGTAAGCTGCGGCAGTAAATACATTGGCTACAACACCGATTGCTATGGTTTTCGCAAATCGATTGAGCAAATGGGGGCATCCCTTTCAGGCAGTGTGTGTGTACTTGGTGCAGGGGGTGTGGGCAGAATGTTCGCCATTGAGTCGGCACTCTGCGGCGCACAGGTTACCATTGCAGTGCGCGAAAGCGGAATAGAACTTGCCCGGCGCGTACAGTCCGATATCCGGGCGCAAAACCCCAACGCACAGGTGCGTATTGCAGATATTGCCAAACTGCATTTGCAAAGCGAGAGCTATCATCTGCTGATCAATGCCACTCCTGCAGGCATGTACCCTAAAGTAGACACGATGGCGGTTGATGCCGCCCTGCTTCCCCAATGCGAATATGTGTTCGACTCTGTCTACAACCCTACCGTTACCAAACTGATGCACGAAGCCAAAAAGGCAGGGTGCAAAGTTGCGGGCGGCATGGCAATGCTGGTATGGCAGGCGGTAAAGGCTCATCAAATTTGGGATAACGCAGATTATGACG
- a CDS encoding ACP S-malonyltransferase, with the protein MNNIAFLFSGTGSQSVGMGKEMYAQYPEFRRIYECASDMFGFDVPKMSFEGTMEEISGTAISHRLIYAMSMGVYEVVKTRLPQPAAFAGHSLGEMAALTACGVFSLEQGFTALKWRSQYMEETGRSLNGAMYAILGCDAAAVEAACAKTGGFVLAVNYNSPAQTVISGDASAAAAAAELLQAQGAKAIQLGVKVPFHTEKLKDAADRMRESLLTLDYNHTPSARFFCNVTGSESTDFSNLPDYLAKQMVSPVRFVDELNAMQAAGISTYLELGPSKVLTGLVKKTIKGCTAANIDSPKALEKAFELL; encoded by the coding sequence ATGAACAATATAGCATTTTTATTCAGTGGTACCGGCTCGCAATCTGTCGGAATGGGCAAAGAGATGTACGCACAATACCCTGAGTTCCGCCGCATTTACGAATGCGCAAGCGACATGTTCGGTTTTGATGTACCCAAAATGTCGTTCGAAGGCACGATGGAAGAAATCAGCGGTACGGCAATATCTCACCGCCTTATCTATGCCATGTCGATGGGTGTATACGAAGTTGTAAAAACCAGGTTGCCGCAACCCGCGGCATTTGCGGGGCATTCTTTGGGCGAGATGGCGGCACTTACCGCTTGCGGTGTGTTCAGCCTTGAACAAGGCTTTACCGCACTGAAATGGCGTTCGCAGTATATGGAGGAGACAGGGCGCAGCTTAAACGGTGCAATGTACGCTATCTTGGGGTGCGATGCTGCCGCAGTAGAAGCCGCATGCGCCAAAACAGGCGGCTTTGTGCTTGCCGTCAACTACAATTCGCCCGCTCAAACCGTTATTTCGGGTGATGCAAGTGCCGCTGCAGCCGCTGCAGAGCTTTTACAGGCGCAGGGCGCAAAGGCAATTCAGCTTGGCGTAAAAGTACCGTTCCACACCGAAAAGCTCAAAGATGCCGCCGACCGCATGCGCGAAAGCTTGCTTACGCTAGACTATAACCATACCCCTTCGGCAAGATTTTTCTGCAATGTAACCGGCAGCGAAAGTACCGATTTTTCGAACCTGCCCGATTATTTGGCAAAACAAATGGTTTCGCCCGTACGCTTTGTGGATGAACTAAACGCGATGCAGGCGGCGGGAATAAGCACCTATCTGGAGCTTGGACCAAGCAAAGTATTGACAGGCTTGGTGAAAAAGACAATAAAAGGGTGTACCGCAGCAAATATTGACAGCCCCAAAGCACTGGAAAAAGCTTTTGAACTGTTGTAA
- a CDS encoding beta-ketoacyl-ACP synthase III: MKGIKIVATGKYLPRNIVSNNDFSEIVETSDEWISQRTGMKNRHLTSGEPTWLMGALAAKDALASGGIDPKEIDLILMTSVTADYMTPSAACIIQANIGAQNAICMDVNAACSGFVYALDMARRYLNFEDIRRVLIVSSETLSKITDYTDRASCVLFGDAAGACVVEAADSMFSSDLGADGTKAQLLYCKNPLKMNNPFMKPELVPEYEEIIHAETDYLYMDGREVYKFAIKAMPKAIEAACQKAGIQVQDIDLIIPHQANIRIVETAAKTLGVPMEKMYVNLEKYGNTSSACIPMCLDEISKNGLLKRGQTVAVVGFGAGVTYAAAVFKW; the protein is encoded by the coding sequence TTGAAGGGAATTAAGATTGTTGCTACCGGCAAGTATCTGCCCCGAAATATTGTAAGTAACAATGACTTCTCGGAGATTGTAGAGACCTCCGACGAGTGGATCAGCCAAAGAACGGGTATGAAAAACCGCCACCTTACCAGCGGCGAACCAACATGGCTGATGGGTGCGTTGGCGGCGAAAGATGCACTTGCCAGCGGCGGAATTGACCCGAAGGAAATCGACCTTATTTTGATGACGTCGGTTACAGCAGATTATATGACGCCCTCTGCCGCTTGTATTATACAGGCAAACATTGGTGCCCAAAACGCCATTTGCATGGATGTGAATGCGGCTTGTTCGGGCTTTGTGTATGCACTGGATATGGCGCGGCGTTACCTTAATTTTGAAGACATCCGCCGTGTGCTGATTGTTTCGAGCGAAACGCTATCGAAAATCACCGATTACACCGACCGTGCCTCTTGCGTGCTGTTTGGTGATGCGGCAGGTGCCTGTGTGGTAGAAGCGGCAGATTCGATGTTTAGTTCCGACCTTGGGGCAGACGGTACCAAAGCACAGCTTTTGTACTGCAAAAACCCGTTAAAGATGAACAACCCGTTTATGAAACCTGAGTTGGTTCCCGAATACGAAGAGATCATCCACGCCGAAACAGATTATTTATATATGGACGGACGTGAAGTATACAAATTTGCGATAAAGGCAATGCCCAAGGCGATTGAAGCGGCGTGCCAAAAGGCAGGCATTCAGGTGCAGGACATCGACCTTATCATTCCGCATCAGGCGAACATCCGCATTGTGGAGACTGCTGCAAAAACACTAGGCGTACCCATGGAAAAGATGTATGTAAACCTCGAAAAGTACGGCAACACCTCCAGCGCATGCATCCCCATGTGCTTGGATGAAATCAGCAAAAACGGTTTGCTCAAACGCGGTCAAACCGTTGCAGTGGTGGGTTTTGGCGCGGGCGTTACCTATGCGGCGGCAGTGTTTAAATGGTAG
- the fabV gene encoding enoyl-ACP reductase FabV: MIVEPKVRGFICTTAHAAGCRENVKRQIDYVKSQPKVDGAKKVLVIGASTGYGLASRISAAFGCGAATIGIIFDKEANGNRTASAGWYNTAAFEEFAQQDGIYAKTINGDAFSQEIKDKTIALIKKDLGKVDLIVYSLASPRRTDTDGTVYSSVLKTTGAPYTNKTIDLRTNMISEITIPSATEEEIAATVKVMGGEDWKDWITALKAADVIEDGAMTVAYSYIGPALTHPMYLNGSIGMAKKHLYKTADGINSQIAGVKAYVSVNKALVTQSSSAIPVVPLYISILYKVMKAKGTHEGCIEQMYRLLHERLYAPQLAVDEQGLIRIDDWEMRQDVQDEVTVLWQSICDENVKLHADIDGYWEDFYQMFGFHFPNICYSDEIEIDVKIPSINE, from the coding sequence ATGATTGTAGAACCAAAGGTAAGAGGTTTCATCTGCACCACCGCTCATGCAGCGGGTTGCAGAGAAAATGTGAAAAGGCAGATAGATTATGTAAAGTCACAGCCCAAAGTGGATGGTGCAAAAAAAGTGCTGGTCATCGGTGCATCTACCGGATATGGTCTTGCGTCCCGCATCAGTGCGGCATTTGGCTGCGGGGCAGCTACCATCGGCATTATTTTTGATAAAGAGGCAAACGGAAATCGAACCGCAAGTGCAGGCTGGTACAACACTGCAGCGTTCGAAGAGTTTGCACAGCAGGATGGTATTTATGCAAAAACTATCAACGGCGATGCTTTTTCGCAAGAGATAAAAGACAAGACCATTGCACTGATAAAGAAAGACCTCGGCAAAGTGGACCTGATTGTGTACAGCCTTGCATCCCCGCGCAGAACCGATACAGACGGCACGGTTTACTCTTCGGTGCTTAAAACCACAGGTGCGCCGTACACCAACAAAACCATCGATCTGCGCACCAACATGATTTCTGAAATCACCATCCCAAGTGCCACGGAAGAAGAAATTGCAGCAACGGTAAAAGTAATGGGCGGTGAGGACTGGAAAGACTGGATAACAGCGCTCAAAGCGGCAGATGTGATTGAGGACGGCGCAATGACGGTTGCCTATTCGTATATCGGGCCCGCACTTACCCACCCAATGTACCTTAACGGTTCTATTGGTATGGCGAAAAAGCACCTTTATAAAACCGCCGATGGAATTAACAGCCAGATTGCCGGCGTAAAAGCTTATGTTTCGGTGAACAAGGCATTGGTAACACAATCCAGTTCTGCAATTCCGGTGGTTCCGCTGTACATTTCCATCTTGTATAAGGTGATGAAAGCAAAGGGCACCCATGAAGGATGTATTGAGCAGATGTATCGCCTGCTGCATGAAAGGCTTTATGCACCACAGCTTGCGGTAGACGAACAGGGGCTTATCCGCATTGATGATTGGGAGATGCGCCAGGATGTGCAGGATGAAGTAACCGTATTGTGGCAGAGTATCTGCGACGAAAATGTTAAATTACATGCCGATATTGACGGCTACTGGGAAGATTTTTATCAGATGTTCGGTTTTCACTTCCCGAACATCTGTTACAGCGATGAGATTGAAATCGATGTGAAAATCCCCAGCATAAACGAGTGA
- the fabG gene encoding 3-oxoacyl-[acyl-carrier-protein] reductase: protein MARTALITGSATGIGKAVALKLASQGYNIAVNSLNESGEQTAKECRELGVESENFIADVTNFEQCAEMVKAVVKRFGSLDVLVNNAGITKDGLLPRMSEENFDAVINVNLKGVFNMCRHASGVMIKQRGGRIINVSSVAGVYGNAGQFNYSASKAGVVGMTKTAAKELGGRGITVNAVAPGFIQTAMTDVLPEKTKEMMLEQIALGRFGKPEDVAAAIAFFASEEAGYITGQVLVIDGCIRM from the coding sequence ATGGCTAGAACAGCATTGATAACCGGTTCTGCAACCGGTATTGGCAAGGCAGTTGCTTTAAAGCTTGCCTCGCAGGGCTACAACATTGCGGTAAATTCGCTTAACGAATCAGGCGAACAAACCGCGAAAGAATGCAGAGAATTAGGCGTTGAAAGCGAAAACTTTATTGCCGACGTTACAAATTTTGAACAGTGCGCCGAGATGGTAAAAGCCGTTGTCAAGCGTTTTGGCAGTTTGGACGTACTTGTAAACAACGCGGGAATTACAAAAGACGGGCTGCTGCCCCGCATGAGCGAAGAAAATTTTGATGCGGTAATCAACGTCAACCTCAAAGGGGTGTTTAATATGTGCCGCCACGCAAGCGGCGTGATGATTAAACAGCGCGGCGGCAGAATCATCAACGTCAGCTCGGTGGCGGGCGTTTACGGCAATGCAGGGCAGTTCAACTACTCTGCATCCAAAGCAGGTGTTGTTGGTATGACCAAAACTGCGGCAAAAGAGCTGGGCGGCAGAGGGATTACCGTTAACGCAGTTGCACCCGGTTTTATACAAACTGCCATGACCGATGTATTGCCCGAGAAAACCAAAGAAATGATGCTTGAGCAGATTGCCTTGGGGCGGTTTGGCAAGCCGGAAGATGTTGCCGCGGCAATTGCATTTTTTGCAAGTGAAGAAGCAGGCTACATTACCGGGCAGGTGCTTGTGATCGACGGCTGCATCAGAATGTAA
- the fabF gene encoding beta-ketoacyl-ACP synthase II: MKRVVITGAGVLSPVGNSVEEFWGSLKAGKHGISEITGYKSTTLTTKLAAEIKNFDPTEFGIDKKSARRMDRYCQFAVAASKMAVKDAGTTFEDLDPFRVGVIIGSGIGGLNSIDEEHTKYLQKGANRISVFFIPMMISNMAAGTVAMEYGFKGVNFCAVTACASGAHAIGEAYRNIKHGYLDAAITGGAEAAICEFGMGGFENMGALCTATDPDRASIPFDKERNGFVMGEGAGILVLEEYEHAVKRGAKIYAEIVGYGATADAYHITSPDPAAQGPMIAMKLAVDEAGIAPDKVGYINAHGTSTGPNDSCETKAIKLLMGEAANKVAVSSTKSMTGHLLGAAGGVEAIASALALKEGILPPTIGYKVPDEECDLDYITEGARASEVHYALSNSLGFGGHNASLCFKKYIAE; the protein is encoded by the coding sequence ATGAAAAGAGTGGTTATTACAGGAGCGGGGGTGCTTTCCCCTGTCGGCAACTCAGTTGAAGAGTTCTGGGGCTCGCTAAAGGCGGGCAAACATGGCATATCCGAGATAACAGGATATAAAAGTACAACCCTTACCACCAAACTGGCGGCAGAGATTAAAAATTTTGACCCCACCGAGTTTGGTATCGACAAAAAAAGTGCCCGCCGTATGGACCGTTACTGCCAGTTTGCGGTTGCGGCATCCAAAATGGCTGTAAAAGATGCGGGTACAACGTTTGAAGACCTCGACCCGTTTCGTGTAGGTGTCATTATCGGCAGCGGCATCGGCGGGCTGAACAGCATCGATGAAGAGCACACAAAGTACCTCCAAAAGGGCGCAAACCGCATTTCGGTATTTTTTATCCCGATGATGATTTCTAATATGGCGGCAGGTACGGTTGCGATGGAATATGGCTTTAAAGGAGTAAACTTTTGTGCTGTAACAGCCTGTGCATCGGGTGCGCACGCCATTGGTGAGGCATACCGCAACATCAAGCACGGGTATCTTGATGCAGCAATTACAGGCGGTGCCGAGGCAGCAATTTGCGAATTTGGTATGGGCGGTTTTGAAAATATGGGTGCTCTTTGCACCGCAACCGACCCCGACCGTGCCTCTATTCCGTTTGACAAAGAGCGCAACGGCTTTGTTATGGGCGAGGGCGCAGGTATTTTGGTACTGGAAGAATACGAGCACGCGGTAAAACGCGGTGCAAAAATATACGCTGAAATTGTGGGCTACGGTGCAACCGCAGATGCGTACCATATCACCAGCCCCGACCCGGCTGCACAAGGCCCTATGATTGCGATGAAACTTGCCGTGGATGAGGCGGGAATTGCACCCGACAAGGTAGGTTACATCAATGCACACGGCACCTCCACCGGCCCCAATGATTCCTGCGAAACCAAGGCAATCAAACTGCTGATGGGTGAGGCGGCAAACAAAGTAGCAGTCAGCTCCACCAAAAGCATGACAGGGCACCTGTTGGGTGCAGCGGGTGGCGTTGAGGCAATTGCATCTGCTTTGGCACTGAAAGAAGGCATTCTGCCCCCAACCATCGGTTATAAAGTACCCGATGAGGAATGCGACCTCGATTATATCACCGAGGGTGCAAGGGCATCTGAGGTACATTATGCGCTTTCCAACTCGCTGGGTTTCGGCGGGCACAATGCATCCCTTTGTTTTAAAAAGTATATTGCGGAATAA
- the accB gene encoding acetyl-CoA carboxylase biotin carboxyl carrier protein: MAYTTKEIIELMEKAAQLGVSVEVTGSDFTVKIDGKAEHIYAVPSAELPQAAPASTNIQATVINPAPELTKAEENGIVVKSPIVGTYYSSPAPDKDAFITVGKTVKKGDVLFIIESMKLMNEVTSEYNGVVKEILVGNGQAVEFGQPILVLE; the protein is encoded by the coding sequence ATGGCGTATACAACAAAAGAAATCATTGAACTGATGGAAAAAGCAGCACAGTTGGGTGTGAGTGTTGAGGTTACCGGCAGTGATTTTACCGTTAAAATCGACGGCAAAGCAGAACATATTTATGCCGTACCCTCTGCAGAGCTGCCGCAAGCAGCGCCTGCTTCTACCAATATTCAGGCAACGGTAATCAATCCCGCACCCGAGCTGACAAAAGCAGAAGAAAACGGCATCGTTGTAAAATCTCCCATTGTGGGAACCTACTATTCATCCCCTGCGCCGGACAAAGACGCATTTATTACGGTAGGCAAAACCGTAAAAAAAGGGGATGTGCTGTTCATTATCGAATCGATGAAGCTGATGAACGAGGTAACAAGCGAGTACAACGGTGTGGTAAAAGAAATATTGGTAGGCAACGGGCAGGCGGTCGAATTCGGCCAGCCGATCCTTGTCTTGGAATAG
- the fabZ gene encoding 3-hydroxyacyl-ACP dehydratase FabZ, protein MALLNQEQIKEIIPHRDPFLLIDEITELEPGVRVVGKKTLKPDEFWFQGHFPQEPVQPGVLTVEMLAQAGAVCVLSMPQNKGRVAYFAGIDKAKFRRKILPGETITLEVEMIKMRNSVGVGKGVASVNGEKAVSAEFTFALGAPAENAGK, encoded by the coding sequence ATGGCTTTATTAAATCAAGAACAAATTAAAGAGATTATCCCCCACCGCGACCCGTTTTTGCTCATCGATGAAATTACCGAGTTAGAGCCGGGCGTGCGTGTGGTAGGCAAAAAAACGCTGAAACCCGATGAATTTTGGTTTCAGGGGCACTTCCCGCAAGAGCCGGTTCAGCCCGGTGTGCTAACGGTAGAAATGCTGGCGCAGGCAGGCGCGGTATGTGTGCTCTCTATGCCCCAAAACAAAGGCAGGGTGGCTTACTTTGCGGGCATTGACAAGGCAAAGTTCAGGCGTAAAATCTTACCGGGCGAAACCATTACCCTAGAGGTTGAAATGATTAAGATGCGCAATTCAGTTGGGGTAGGCAAGGGAGTTGCCAGTGTAAACGGCGAGAAGGCGGTTTCGGCAGAATTTACCTTTGCACTGGGTGCTCCGGCGGAGAATGCGGGCAAATAG
- the accC gene encoding acetyl-CoA carboxylase biotin carboxylase subunit — protein sequence MFKKILIANRGEIAVRIIRACRELGIRTVAVCSEADKMALHAQIADETICIGPAPSKDSYLNMQAILAACEVTGAEAVHPGFGFLSENSSFARLCERCGVKFIGPAPESIDRMGDKANAKITMKNANVPVVPGSDGAVTSVAEAKRIAHEVGYPVMVKASAGGGGRGIRKVDSEEELENAVIAAQQEALRFFSDDTIYIEKFIVDPRHVEIQILGDEHGNLVHLGERDCSLQRRNQKMIEESPCPSPLMNDELRARMGEAAVNAARAVGYYNAGTIEFLLDARGDFYFMEMNTRVQVEHPVTEFVTGIDIVQQQIKIAAGEPLDLKQKDIVLKGHAIECRINAENPAFGFRPSPGTVQALHMPGGPGIRVDSAMYAGYTIPPYYDSMIAKLIAYAPTREQALAKMKWALAEFLVEGVDTNIEYQLDLLRDPDVERGSFDIGFLARRKEKHC from the coding sequence ATGTTTAAAAAGATATTAATTGCGAACCGCGGCGAAATTGCGGTGCGCATTATCAGAGCATGCCGAGAGCTTGGCATCCGTACTGTGGCGGTATGCAGTGAGGCAGATAAAATGGCACTGCATGCTCAAATTGCGGATGAAACCATCTGCATCGGCCCTGCACCGAGTAAAGACAGCTACCTTAACATGCAGGCAATTTTGGCAGCGTGCGAAGTTACAGGTGCAGAAGCGGTACACCCCGGTTTTGGCTTTTTGTCTGAGAACAGCTCGTTTGCAAGGCTTTGCGAGCGCTGCGGGGTCAAGTTCATCGGCCCTGCACCCGAATCCATCGACCGTATGGGTGATAAGGCAAACGCCAAAATCACTATGAAAAATGCAAATGTTCCGGTTGTTCCCGGCTCAGACGGTGCGGTAACCTCTGTTGCCGAGGCAAAACGCATCGCACACGAAGTGGGCTACCCTGTTATGGTAAAAGCGAGCGCGGGAGGCGGCGGGCGCGGCATCCGCAAGGTGGACAGCGAAGAGGAACTGGAGAATGCCGTGATTGCGGCACAGCAGGAGGCGCTGCGCTTTTTTTCAGACGATACCATTTACATCGAAAAATTTATTGTAGACCCCCGCCATGTTGAAATTCAAATACTTGGTGATGAGCATGGCAACCTTGTTCATTTGGGCGAGCGCGACTGTTCTTTGCAGCGCCGCAACCAAAAAATGATTGAAGAGTCCCCCTGCCCGTCGCCGCTGATGAACGACGAACTGCGTGCCCGTATGGGTGAGGCTGCGGTAAATGCAGCACGTGCTGTGGGGTACTATAACGCGGGTACTATTGAGTTTTTACTCGACGCACGAGGCGATTTTTATTTTATGGAGATGAATACCCGCGTACAGGTTGAGCATCCTGTTACTGAGTTTGTAACCGGTATTGATATTGTTCAGCAGCAAATTAAAATTGCGGCGGGCGAACCGCTGGATTTAAAGCAGAAAGATATTGTACTGAAAGGGCACGCCATCGAGTGCCGCATCAATGCCGAAAACCCTGCATTCGGCTTTCGTCCGTCTCCGGGTACGGTACAGGCATTACATATGCCCGGCGGCCCGGGAATTAGGGTTGACAGTGCAATGTATGCAGGTTATACTATTCCTCCGTACTACGATTCGATGATTGCAAAGCTCATTGCCTACGCACCTACACGCGAGCAGGCTCTTGCAAAAATGAAATGGGCGTTGGCAGAGTTTTTAGTGGAGGGCGTTGACACAAACATTGAATACCAATTGGATTTGCTGCGTGACCCTGATGTGGAGCGAGGCAGCTTTGATATAGGCTTTTTGGCACGGCGTAAAGAGAAGCATTGCTGA
- the accD gene encoding acetyl-CoA carboxylase, carboxyltransferase subunit beta: protein MMNKFSTRSDLLFKCPRCGNVEIAEEFEKNLKVCSTCGYHSRITAEERMKITVDNGTFYEYDREMTSKNPIHFPDYEAKIAALQSLTGLRDAVVTGECSIEGERCAIGVMDSNFMMASMGSVVGEKITRLFERATEKRLPVVLFTASGGARMQEGIVSLMQMAKTSGAVARHSDAGLLYITVLTDPTTGGVTASFASLGDIILAEPKVLIGFAGRRVIEGTIKQRLPDDFQSAEFLLDHGFVDSIVTRSQLRSVLSHLLRLHTKGAANNV from the coding sequence ATGATGAATAAATTTTCGACACGTTCTGATTTGCTGTTCAAGTGCCCGCGCTGCGGCAATGTCGAAATAGCGGAGGAGTTTGAGAAAAACCTCAAAGTCTGTTCGACATGCGGTTATCATTCCCGAATAACTGCCGAAGAAAGAATGAAAATAACGGTTGACAACGGCACCTTTTATGAATATGATAGGGAAATGACAAGCAAAAACCCCATCCATTTTCCGGATTATGAGGCAAAGATTGCAGCACTGCAAAGCTTGACCGGGCTGCGCGACGCAGTGGTTACGGGCGAATGCAGTATTGAGGGCGAACGCTGCGCAATCGGTGTGATGGATTCCAACTTTATGATGGCATCCATGGGCTCTGTGGTGGGCGAAAAAATTACACGGCTGTTTGAGCGCGCAACCGAAAAACGCTTGCCGGTGGTGCTGTTTACCGCTTCGGGCGGTGCCAGAATGCAGGAGGGGATTGTGTCGCTGATGCAGATGGCGAAAACCTCCGGCGCTGTGGCACGGCATTCCGACGCGGGGCTGCTTTATATCACCGTACTTACCGACCCTACAACGGGCGGTGTTACCGCAAGTTTTGCTTCGCTGGGTGACATTATTTTGGCAGAGCCAAAGGTGCTCATCGGCTTTGCGGGGCGCAGAGTGATCGAGGGTACCATTAAACAGCGCCTGCCCGATGATTTTCAGTCCGCTGAATTTTTGCTCGACCACGGCTTTGTCGACAGCATTGTTACACGCAGCCAACTGCGCAGTGTCTTGTCGCATTTGCTGAGGCTTCACACAAAGGGGGCTGCAAACAATGTCTAA